A DNA window from Aminiphilus circumscriptus DSM 16581 contains the following coding sequences:
- the rpsD gene encoding 30S ribosomal protein S4: MSRYTGAVCRLCRAEGTKLFLKGDRCYTEKCAINKRNSRPGQHGTKRVKTSEYGIRLREKQKLRRYYGMNETQFRRFYGMASKMPGQTGHNFLQILERRLDNVLHRMGFGVSRSQSRQIVRHGHVLVNGRKLDIPSYLVRAGDVVAIAEKSRDIVLLKDNAEVAASRAIPAWIELNAQGLEAKIISLPVREQIDSPVNEQLVVEFYAR, from the coding sequence ATGAGTAGATACACGGGTGCCGTTTGCCGGCTCTGCAGAGCGGAGGGCACGAAACTTTTTCTCAAGGGCGACAGGTGCTATACCGAGAAGTGTGCCATCAACAAGAGGAACAGCCGCCCCGGGCAGCACGGTACGAAACGCGTCAAGACCAGTGAATACGGAATCCGGCTTCGGGAAAAACAGAAACTGCGCAGATATTACGGCATGAACGAAACCCAGTTCCGGCGCTTTTACGGCATGGCCTCCAAGATGCCGGGCCAGACGGGGCACAATTTCCTTCAGATCCTCGAGCGGCGCCTCGACAACGTGCTGCATCGAATGGGCTTCGGTGTGAGCCGAAGCCAGTCCCGCCAGATCGTTCGTCACGGTCATGTCCTCGTGAATGGTCGAAAACTGGACATTCCGAGTTATCTCGTTCGGGCCGGGGACGTGGTTGCCATCGCCGAGAAGAGCCGAGACATCGTTCTTCTCAAGGATAACGCCGAGGTGGCCGCATCCAGGGCGATCCCTGCCTGGATCGAGTTGAACGCCCAGGGGCTGGAGGCGAAGATCATCTCTCTGCCCGTTCGGGAGCAGATCGACTCGCCGGTGAACGAACAGCTCGTGGTTGAATTCTACGCGAGATAA
- the rplE gene encoding 50S ribosomal protein L5, which produces MIPRLQEKYSTEIVPRLRQKFNYKNVMEVPRLEKVVVNIGVNEAKQDMKFMNVAMEELTTITGQRPLLKRAKKSVAGFKVREGMPVACCVTLRGAKMWEFLDRLITLALPRIKDFQGVSRKGFDGRGNYNLGLREQLIFPEIDYDKVIRIRGMNITITTTARTDEEGQTLLAEIGFPFSR; this is translated from the coding sequence ATGATTCCGAGACTGCAAGAAAAGTACTCCACAGAGATCGTTCCTCGCTTGCGGCAGAAGTTCAACTACAAGAACGTCATGGAAGTCCCGCGCCTCGAAAAGGTCGTCGTGAACATCGGTGTCAACGAGGCGAAACAGGACATGAAGTTCATGAACGTCGCCATGGAGGAACTCACCACGATTACCGGACAGCGTCCCCTTCTCAAGAGGGCGAAGAAGTCCGTGGCGGGATTCAAGGTCCGTGAGGGTATGCCCGTGGCCTGTTGCGTGACCCTCAGAGGGGCGAAGATGTGGGAATTCCTCGACAGACTGATCACCCTTGCCCTCCCTCGGATCAAGGACTTCCAGGGCGTTTCCCGCAAGGGCTTCGACGGTCGGGGAAACTACAACCTCGGTCTTCGCGAGCAGCTTATTTTTCCCGAGATCGATTACGACAAGGTCATTCGGATTCGGGGGATGAACATCACCATCACGACCACGGCTCGGACCGATGAGGAAGGGCAGACGCTCCTCGCCGAAATCGGATTTCCGTTCAGCCGGTAG
- the rpsM gene encoding 30S ribosomal protein S13 codes for MARIAGVDLPREKRVEVALTYIYGIGLPTSHRILDATGISPDTRVKDLSEDEVQKLRGEIENNHVVEGDLRREVAMNIKRLIEIGCYRGLRHRSGLPVRGQRTKTNARTRKGPRRTVAGKKKATK; via the coding sequence ATGGCCCGAATCGCCGGAGTGGACCTTCCCCGCGAGAAGCGCGTGGAAGTGGCTCTTACGTACATCTACGGAATTGGCCTGCCCACGTCCCACAGGATTCTGGACGCCACGGGGATCAGTCCCGACACGCGGGTGAAGGATCTTTCGGAGGACGAGGTGCAGAAACTTCGCGGAGAGATCGAAAACAATCACGTCGTCGAAGGCGATCTCCGCAGGGAAGTGGCCATGAACATCAAACGTCTCATCGAGATCGGCTGTTACCGGGGATTGCGACACCGGTCGGGTCTGCCCGTGCGCGGCCAGAGGACGAAGACGAACGCGAGAACCCGCAAGGGGCCCCGGCGCACCGTGGCGGGCAAAAAGAAGGCGACCAAGTAG
- the rpsE gene encoding 30S ribosomal protein S5, whose protein sequence is MATKNVTSKGVEISERVVAINRVSKVVKGGKRFKFSVLVVVGDNDHQVGMGLGKAREISEAVRKGIEKAKKNLVDLRKVGNTIPHPVIANFGAARVMLKPAAPGTGVIAGAVVRAIMELGGVKDVLTKVIGRTSNPINVAYATLEAVKTLRTPDEILRLRGKDRKEA, encoded by the coding sequence ATGGCGACCAAGAATGTGACGAGTAAGGGCGTCGAAATCAGTGAACGCGTCGTGGCGATCAACCGGGTCAGCAAGGTCGTCAAGGGCGGAAAGCGCTTCAAATTCAGCGTTCTCGTCGTGGTGGGCGACAACGATCACCAGGTGGGAATGGGGCTCGGCAAGGCGAGAGAAATTTCCGAGGCGGTTCGCAAGGGAATCGAAAAGGCGAAGAAGAACCTTGTGGATCTTCGCAAGGTGGGGAATACCATTCCTCATCCCGTCATCGCCAATTTCGGTGCGGCCAGGGTCATGCTGAAACCTGCCGCTCCCGGAACGGGCGTTATCGCCGGAGCCGTTGTCCGAGCCATCATGGAACTCGGCGGGGTCAAGGACGTGCTCACGAAGGTCATCGGCCGGACATCCAACCCCATCAACGTTGCCTATGCGACGCTCGAGGCGGTTAAGACCCTGCGGACTCCCGACGAGATCCTGCGTCTTCGCGGGAAGGACCGCAAGGAAGCGTAG
- the infA gene encoding translation initiation factor IF-1 has product MAKEDVIEVRGKVVEPLPNAMFRVELENGYKVLAHVSGKMRMHFIRILPGDKVLVQLSPYDLTRGRIVYRFK; this is encoded by the coding sequence ATGGCCAAGGAAGATGTCATCGAAGTACGGGGAAAAGTCGTCGAACCGCTTCCCAACGCCATGTTCCGCGTGGAGCTGGAAAATGGGTACAAGGTTCTCGCCCATGTTTCAGGGAAAATGCGGATGCATTTCATCCGGATCCTTCCGGGTGACAAGGTTCTCGTGCAATTGTCCCCCTATGACTTGACGCGGGGACGTATCGTGTATAGATTCAAATGA
- the rpmD gene encoding 50S ribosomal protein L30 yields the protein MAQLRLTWKRSTIGRPDKQERIIRALGLKRLHHTVIQEDTPAIRGMVREVEHLLEWSEVGK from the coding sequence ATGGCTCAGTTGCGACTCACCTGGAAACGGAGCACTATCGGTCGTCCCGACAAGCAGGAACGGATCATTCGGGCGCTCGGACTCAAACGCCTCCACCACACGGTGATTCAGGAGGACACTCCCGCTATTCGAGGTATGGTTCGGGAGGTCGAACACCTTCTCGAATGGTCCGAGGTCGGGAAGTAG
- the secY gene encoding preprotein translocase subunit SecY, translating to MIDSFRDAFRLPDLKRKILFTLGMLFIFRLGAHMPTPGIDTEAMARMFEQGGVLGFLDMFAGGALRRFSVFALGVAPYINASIVMQLLVVVIPALEKLQKEGDEGRKKIVMYTRWGTVFFALVQAVGMTIWLRNLGIFSGTLLDAIVAVVTTVTGAIAVMWLGEEVTDHGIGNGISLLIFAGIVARIPEALVQTWSLLRMGELNLISLLVAVILMVVVVAGCVLLQEGQRRLPVQYAKRVVGNKVYGGQSTFIPLRVNQAGVIPIIFASSVLLFPYTIFRFFSGDWAVTMQNLFAPGSAVYMVLYVVLIVFFAYFYTAVVFNPVDVANNMKKYGGFILGIRPGRPTSEYIEKVMTRITLGGAVFLAVVALVPTLMTSVVNMSTFYFGGTAVLIVVGVALDTVHQIEAQLLMRHYEGILKRRDKTGGLLRL from the coding sequence GTGATCGACTCCTTCCGCGATGCCTTCAGACTTCCCGATCTGAAACGAAAAATCCTTTTTACTCTCGGCATGCTCTTCATCTTCCGCCTGGGTGCGCATATGCCCACCCCTGGCATCGACACGGAGGCCATGGCGAGAATGTTCGAGCAGGGAGGCGTTCTGGGGTTCCTCGATATGTTCGCGGGAGGTGCGCTGCGGCGCTTCAGCGTGTTTGCGCTGGGCGTCGCTCCCTACATCAACGCGAGCATCGTCATGCAACTGCTTGTCGTTGTCATTCCCGCCCTGGAAAAACTTCAAAAGGAAGGTGACGAGGGCCGCAAGAAGATCGTCATGTACACGCGCTGGGGAACGGTGTTCTTCGCGTTGGTCCAGGCCGTGGGCATGACAATTTGGCTGCGGAATCTCGGAATCTTTTCGGGGACGCTGCTTGACGCCATCGTGGCGGTCGTGACCACTGTCACCGGAGCGATCGCCGTCATGTGGCTCGGCGAAGAAGTGACCGATCACGGCATAGGCAACGGCATCTCGCTGCTCATCTTCGCCGGTATCGTGGCACGGATTCCCGAAGCGCTGGTGCAGACATGGTCGCTCCTGCGCATGGGTGAGCTGAATCTGATTTCCCTTCTCGTGGCGGTCATCCTCATGGTGGTTGTCGTGGCGGGATGCGTTCTTCTTCAGGAAGGACAGCGGCGTCTGCCGGTGCAATACGCCAAACGGGTCGTTGGGAACAAGGTCTACGGCGGTCAGAGTACCTTCATTCCTCTTCGGGTGAACCAGGCGGGGGTTATTCCCATCATTTTCGCCTCGTCGGTGCTGCTGTTTCCCTACACGATCTTCCGTTTCTTCTCCGGGGACTGGGCCGTGACGATGCAGAATCTCTTCGCTCCGGGAAGCGCGGTCTACATGGTACTCTATGTGGTTCTCATCGTGTTCTTCGCCTATTTCTACACGGCGGTGGTCTTCAATCCCGTGGATGTGGCGAACAATATGAAGAAGTATGGAGGGTTCATTCTCGGCATCCGCCCAGGGCGTCCCACTTCCGAATACATCGAAAAAGTCATGACCAGGATCACCCTCGGCGGCGCTGTGTTTCTCGCCGTGGTGGCGCTCGTGCCCACGCTCATGACCTCCGTGGTGAACATGAGCACCTTCTATTTCGGAGGCACGGCGGTGCTCATCGTTGTGGGGGTGGCTCTCGACACAGTACATCAGATCGAGGCGCAGCTCCTTATGCGGCACTATGAGGGCATTCTGAAGCGCCGCGACAAGACCGGCGGGCTTTTGCGCCTGTAG
- a CDS encoding DNA-directed RNA polymerase subunit alpha, translated as MEELLQPQIRVEESTPRFGKVIVEPLERGYGVTLGNALRRVLYSSIGGAAITAVRIEGVLHEFTTVPGVREDVIDLLLNLKHVPLRSYSKDVRVLRLDLDGPAKVTAAHIQGDSDIECADPDAYICTLAEGAHLAMDIYVEQGMGYATNDRPRPAYLPVDALLVDAIFSPVHRVNYEVQNARVGQRTDYDRLILQVWTNGVVAPADAVAEASGVLRSYFSRMQDVLVRPTEQPGSSVEDAGESSPQDTVSEEGSTGVRWDPEDALISRPIRDLELSMRSENCLLRGGVHTIGDLLSRSHEELLKIRNLGKISLREIEEKLARLGYAFPAPSEDDSTQRSGKKKEKEEEE; from the coding sequence TTGGAGGAATTGTTGCAGCCTCAGATTAGGGTGGAGGAGAGCACCCCCCGTTTCGGAAAGGTCATCGTGGAGCCCTTGGAGCGCGGATACGGTGTTACGCTCGGCAACGCCCTTCGGCGCGTGCTCTATTCGTCCATTGGCGGAGCGGCCATCACAGCCGTGCGCATCGAGGGAGTTCTTCACGAATTCACGACGGTACCCGGCGTGCGAGAGGATGTCATCGACCTTCTCCTCAATCTCAAGCACGTGCCCCTTCGCTCCTACAGCAAGGATGTCCGGGTCCTTCGTCTGGACCTGGACGGTCCTGCCAAGGTCACCGCTGCCCATATTCAGGGTGACAGCGATATCGAGTGCGCCGATCCCGACGCGTACATCTGCACCTTGGCGGAGGGAGCGCATCTTGCCATGGATATCTACGTGGAACAGGGGATGGGCTATGCCACGAACGACCGGCCTCGTCCGGCCTATCTTCCCGTGGACGCACTCCTGGTGGATGCCATCTTTTCCCCCGTTCATCGCGTGAACTACGAGGTGCAGAACGCTCGAGTGGGTCAGCGGACGGACTACGACCGACTCATTCTCCAGGTCTGGACCAATGGAGTGGTGGCTCCCGCAGATGCCGTGGCGGAAGCGTCGGGCGTGCTGCGAAGCTATTTTTCCAGAATGCAGGATGTACTTGTCCGTCCGACGGAACAGCCCGGTTCCTCGGTGGAGGATGCCGGCGAATCCTCGCCGCAGGATACGGTCTCCGAGGAGGGATCGACGGGAGTCCGATGGGATCCCGAGGATGCCCTCATTTCCAGGCCGATCAGGGATCTTGAACTTTCCATGCGCAGCGAGAACTGCCTTCTCCGTGGCGGTGTCCACACCATAGGGGATCTTTTGAGTCGATCCCATGAGGAATTGTTGAAAATTCGCAATCTGGGCAAAATCTCTCTCCGGGAGATCGAAGAGAAGCTTGCCAGGCTCGGATATGCATTCCCGGCCCCCTCTGAGGACGATTCGACCCAGAGGTCGGGCAAGAAGAAGGAAAAGGAAGAGGAGGAGTAA
- the rpsH gene encoding 30S ribosomal protein S8 has product MYVNDPIADMLTRIRNANMVYLDVVDMPLSRVKAAIAKILKEEGYIRNYKVINDPKKPFQVLRVFMQYGPNREHVVQGIKRISKPGRRVYAGSKELPKVMGGLGMAVVSTSQGLMTDAEARKRGLGGEILCNVW; this is encoded by the coding sequence ATGTACGTTAATGATCCCATAGCGGATATGCTCACCCGGATCAGGAACGCCAACATGGTGTACCTCGATGTCGTCGATATGCCCCTGAGCAGAGTCAAGGCCGCCATCGCCAAGATCCTCAAGGAAGAAGGGTACATTCGGAACTACAAAGTTATCAACGATCCGAAAAAACCCTTCCAAGTCTTGCGCGTCTTCATGCAGTACGGCCCGAACAGGGAACATGTCGTCCAGGGTATCAAGCGAATCAGCAAGCCCGGTCGCCGGGTCTACGCGGGTTCGAAGGAACTCCCCAAAGTCATGGGAGGACTCGGTATGGCGGTGGTCTCCACCTCCCAGGGTCTCATGACGGACGCCGAGGCGCGCAAGCGTGGTCTCGGCGGGGAGATCCTCTGCAACGTGTGGTAG
- the rpmJ gene encoding 50S ribosomal protein L36, whose protein sequence is MKVKPSVKPICEHCSVIKRNGVVRIICSKNPRHKQRQGARR, encoded by the coding sequence ATGAAGGTGAAACCTTCGGTAAAGCCCATCTGCGAACATTGCAGCGTTATCAAGCGGAATGGGGTGGTGCGGATCATTTGCAGCAAGAATCCCCGCCACAAGCAGCGCCAGGGTGCAAGGAGGTAA
- a CDS encoding type Z 30S ribosomal protein S14, whose amino-acid sequence MSRTALEHKATLEPKFKVRGYNRCPLCGRPKAFMRKFNMCRCCFRKLAREGKIPGVVKSSW is encoded by the coding sequence ATGTCAAGAACAGCGCTCGAACACAAGGCCACGCTGGAACCCAAGTTCAAGGTGCGGGGATACAACCGTTGCCCTCTCTGCGGTCGCCCGAAGGCCTTCATGCGAAAGTTCAACATGTGCCGCTGCTGCTTCCGAAAGCTCGCTCGGGAAGGAAAGATTCCCGGAGTCGTGAAGTCGAGCTGGTAG
- the rpsK gene encoding 30S ribosomal protein S11, with protein MAKRVQRRGKRKERKHVSYGVAHIHSTFNNTIISITDKQGNLLSWSAGGNVGFKGTRKSTPFAAQLAAQTAAKVAQEHGVTEIDVVVKGPGPGRESAIRSLQAVGLQVNMIKDETPIPHNGCRPPKRRRV; from the coding sequence GTGGCCAAGCGAGTACAGCGAAGAGGAAAGCGTAAGGAGAGGAAGCACGTCAGCTATGGTGTGGCGCACATCCACTCCACGTTCAACAACACCATCATCAGCATCACCGACAAGCAGGGGAACCTGCTCTCCTGGTCGGCGGGCGGCAATGTCGGTTTCAAGGGAACTCGGAAATCCACGCCCTTTGCGGCGCAGCTTGCGGCGCAGACCGCTGCGAAAGTCGCTCAGGAACACGGTGTGACGGAGATCGATGTGGTTGTCAAGGGCCCAGGACCGGGGCGCGAGTCGGCGATTCGCTCGCTCCAGGCGGTGGGGCTCCAAGTGAACATGATCAAGGACGAGACCCCCATCCCTCACAACGGTTGCCGTCCTCCCAAGCGCCGCCGCGTGTAG
- the rplO gene encoding 50S ribosomal protein L15: MQLHELRSAPGAKRSRKRIGQGIGSGLGKTAGKGHKGQKARKSGGVRPGFEGGQMPLTRRIPKRGFNNARFAKQYQIVNLQFIEDRFETGAVIDAVALQGAGLVRKCDEPVKILGKGDLTKAFTIHAQAFSAQAVKKLEAAGGKAEVI, encoded by the coding sequence ATGCAGCTGCATGAACTGCGGTCCGCTCCGGGGGCGAAACGTTCCCGGAAGCGCATTGGCCAGGGAATCGGAAGCGGTCTCGGAAAGACCGCAGGCAAGGGACACAAGGGACAGAAGGCCCGCAAGAGTGGTGGCGTCCGCCCCGGTTTTGAGGGCGGGCAGATGCCCCTTACTCGGAGAATTCCAAAAAGAGGGTTCAATAACGCGCGCTTTGCCAAACAGTATCAGATCGTGAATCTTCAGTTCATCGAGGATCGCTTCGAGACCGGTGCCGTTATCGATGCCGTTGCGTTGCAGGGGGCGGGTTTGGTCCGCAAGTGCGACGAGCCGGTGAAGATTCTCGGCAAGGGTGACCTGACGAAGGCGTTCACGATCCACGCACAGGCTTTCAGCGCCCAGGCGGTGAAGAAGCTGGAGGCGGCGGGTGGGAAGGCAGAGGTGATCTAG
- the map gene encoding type I methionyl aminopeptidase, which yields MITLKTEEDVRSMRRAGQVVADVLRLLRDLVRPGVSTLFLDTEAEGLIRRAGGSPAFKGYTVPGISMPFPGSICASINEEVVHGIPDARRILREGDIISVDVGVSIDGFYGDAACTYPVGSIAPLRRKLLDVTLESLHRGLGVIRSGSTLGDIGHAVESTVLQNGFGLVRTYAGHGIGRRLHEPPQVPNYGRPRSGITLKKGMTIAVEPMVMSGGEKVLTTRDKWTVVTADGSDAAHFEHSVLVLDDGVEILTPWEQ from the coding sequence ATGATCACCTTGAAAACCGAAGAAGATGTCCGTTCCATGCGCCGAGCCGGTCAGGTGGTGGCCGACGTCCTCAGACTCCTTCGGGATCTCGTGCGCCCCGGTGTGAGCACCCTTTTTCTGGACACCGAGGCGGAGGGCCTCATTCGACGGGCAGGGGGAAGCCCCGCATTCAAAGGATACACCGTTCCAGGCATTTCCATGCCCTTTCCCGGTTCCATCTGTGCTTCCATCAACGAGGAAGTCGTGCACGGGATCCCTGATGCGCGACGCATCCTCCGGGAAGGCGATATCATCAGTGTCGATGTGGGAGTCTCCATAGACGGGTTCTATGGGGACGCAGCCTGCACGTATCCGGTCGGCTCGATCGCACCCCTCAGGAGAAAACTGCTCGATGTCACCCTTGAGTCGCTCCATCGGGGACTTGGTGTCATCCGTTCCGGGAGTACTCTCGGTGACATTGGGCACGCCGTCGAATCGACGGTGCTTCAAAACGGCTTCGGCCTGGTCCGGACCTACGCGGGTCACGGTATCGGAAGGCGTCTTCACGAGCCTCCCCAGGTTCCGAATTACGGACGACCGCGTTCCGGGATCACGCTGAAAAAGGGAATGACCATCGCTGTCGAACCCATGGTGATGTCCGGAGGAGAAAAAGTGTTGACGACGCGGGACAAATGGACAGTGGTTACAGCCGACGGTTCCGACGCGGCGCACTTCGAGCACTCCGTCCTCGTTCTCGACGATGGAGTGGAGATCCTCACGCCATGGGAACAATGA
- a CDS encoding ATP-binding cassette domain-containing protein — MRNGTVCSLRGVGYTYPGALAPALTEFTLDIPSGAWIALLGSNGSGKSTCARMLNALLIPTQGNCVVLGYDTSHPGTVFEVRRRVAMVFQNPENQIVAATVEEDVAFGPENLGLDPSEIQERVEWALGVTGLSEMRKRPSYALSGGQKQRLALAGALALRPLCLVLDEATSMLDPQGRRDLMHVLRELHAQGMTIVSITHNLEEILFCTEACILAEGRLVWKGTPMDLLESSRIPHSLDISPFLELWRRLKREHFLGATIFPEPESIAEALCRFA, encoded by the coding sequence ATGCGGAACGGTACGGTGTGTTCGCTTCGGGGTGTGGGATACACTTACCCCGGAGCGCTCGCTCCGGCCCTGACGGAGTTTACCCTCGACATTCCCTCTGGTGCCTGGATAGCGCTTCTGGGGAGCAACGGTTCCGGAAAGTCCACGTGTGCCCGCATGTTGAATGCCCTGCTGATTCCCACGCAGGGCAATTGTGTCGTGTTGGGTTATGACACATCCCATCCCGGAACGGTCTTTGAAGTGCGGCGCCGTGTGGCCATGGTCTTTCAGAACCCCGAGAATCAGATCGTCGCAGCCACGGTGGAGGAGGATGTGGCATTCGGGCCGGAAAATCTGGGCCTGGACCCCTCCGAGATTCAGGAACGAGTCGAATGGGCTCTCGGGGTGACAGGGCTTTCGGAGATGAGAAAGCGCCCTTCCTACGCTCTTTCTGGAGGTCAGAAACAGCGCCTCGCCCTTGCCGGAGCCCTGGCACTGCGTCCGCTCTGCCTTGTGCTCGACGAGGCCACGTCCATGTTGGATCCCCAGGGGCGCCGGGATTTGATGCACGTTCTTCGCGAACTGCATGCTCAAGGAATGACCATCGTTTCCATCACCCATAATCTGGAAGAGATTCTCTTCTGCACAGAGGCGTGCATCCTCGCGGAAGGACGGCTCGTCTGGAAAGGAACACCCATGGACCTGCTCGAAAGTTCCAGGATTCCGCACTCTCTGGACATCTCGCCTTTTCTGGAGTTGTGGCGACGGTTGAAGAGAGAACACTTTCTCGGTGCCACTATATTCCCCGAACCAGAATCCATCGCCGAGGCGCTATGTCGATTCGCGTGA
- the rplR gene encoding 50S ribosomal protein L18, translated as MRKIRHERLRRTLSGTADKPRLAVFRSEKHIFAQLIDDDAGHTLAAASTVEPAMKASLSSTGNAEAAKAVGKAIAERAISKGIKAVVFDRGGHMFHGRVKALAEAAREAGLEF; from the coding sequence ATGCGGAAAATCCGACACGAACGTCTGCGGCGGACCCTCTCGGGGACTGCTGACAAGCCCAGACTCGCCGTTTTCCGGAGCGAGAAACACATCTTCGCGCAGCTCATCGACGACGATGCGGGACATACGCTTGCCGCCGCGTCCACCGTCGAGCCCGCGATGAAGGCGTCTCTGAGCAGCACGGGCAATGCGGAGGCCGCGAAGGCCGTGGGCAAGGCGATTGCGGAACGTGCCATCTCCAAGGGAATCAAGGCCGTCGTTTTCGACAGAGGCGGGCATATGTTCCACGGGCGCGTCAAGGCGTTGGCCGAGGCAGCTCGCGAAGCCGGCCTTGAGTTCTAA
- the rplF gene encoding 50S ribosomal protein L6, producing the protein MSRIGRKPIKVPKGVSIIQNEDRLTVKGPKGELSLDIHPEITLSIEDGVLTVTRADDEKKTRALHGMTRALVSNMVEGVSQGFQKVLEIIGVGYRAQMKGTTLVLSLGYSHPIEFDPPAGIEIATDGPTKIFVRGIDRQVVGQVASVIRGYRPPEPYKGKGIRYAGEYVIRKAGKSGGK; encoded by the coding sequence GTGTCTCGGATCGGGCGCAAACCCATAAAAGTTCCGAAGGGCGTTTCAATCATCCAGAACGAGGACCGTCTTACCGTAAAGGGTCCCAAGGGAGAGCTCTCCCTCGATATCCATCCCGAGATCACCCTTTCGATTGAGGATGGGGTGCTGACGGTCACTCGTGCGGACGACGAAAAGAAGACCAGGGCGCTCCACGGCATGACGCGTGCCTTGGTGAGCAATATGGTGGAAGGGGTCAGCCAGGGATTCCAGAAGGTGCTTGAGATCATCGGCGTCGGCTATCGGGCGCAGATGAAGGGAACCACCCTTGTCCTGAGCCTCGGCTATTCCCATCCCATCGAGTTCGACCCTCCCGCAGGCATCGAGATCGCGACGGACGGCCCGACGAAAATCTTCGTCCGGGGTATCGACCGCCAGGTCGTGGGGCAGGTGGCGTCCGTCATCCGTGGATACCGTCCCCCCGAACCCTACAAGGGGAAGGGCATTCGGTACGCGGGCGAGTACGTCATTCGCAAGGCCGGGAAATCCGGCGGAAAATAG
- the rplQ gene encoding 50S ribosomal protein L17: MRHRMDHSTLGRYGSHRKAMLSNLAAGLFIHGRISTTFMRAKEVQRVAEKLITRARGGSLHDRRLVISKMPYKAAVLKLFDEIAPRYAGRPGGYTRIIKTGFRMGDASPTAILELVE; this comes from the coding sequence ATGAGGCACCGTATGGATCACAGCACCCTTGGCCGTTACGGCAGCCACAGGAAAGCGATGCTGTCGAACCTCGCCGCCGGGCTGTTCATCCACGGACGAATCAGCACGACCTTCATGCGAGCGAAGGAAGTGCAGCGCGTGGCGGAGAAACTCATTACCAGAGCCCGTGGAGGCAGCCTGCACGACCGTCGTCTGGTTATCTCCAAAATGCCTTACAAGGCGGCTGTTCTGAAACTGTTCGACGAAATCGCTCCTCGCTATGCGGGGCGTCCGGGAGGATACACGAGAATCATCAAGACGGGATTTCGCATGGGAGACGCGTCACCCACAGCAATACTCGAACTGGTCGAGTAA
- a CDS encoding adenylate kinase, whose amino-acid sequence MRLIFLGPPGAGKGTQAVFVKKTYGLAHISTGDILRAQVKQETELGKTAKGYMDAGKLVPDDVIIGMIRERLGEEDCAKGFILDGFPRTVPQAVALAELLKSMGRHLTAVICFDAADDLLVERLSGRRTCRNCGAIYNVSFHPPEKENVCDACGGPLMQRDDDREDVIRNRLRVYKEQTAPLIEYYEREGLLRRFDAGGAPDSLVALVAELAGKDDA is encoded by the coding sequence ATGCGACTCATATTTCTGGGACCTCCGGGAGCGGGCAAGGGTACTCAGGCGGTTTTCGTGAAAAAAACCTATGGATTGGCCCACATTTCCACGGGCGATATTCTTCGCGCCCAGGTCAAGCAGGAAACGGAGCTGGGAAAAACCGCCAAGGGATACATGGATGCGGGGAAACTCGTTCCCGATGATGTCATCATTGGAATGATCCGGGAGCGTCTCGGTGAAGAGGACTGTGCCAAAGGGTTCATTCTCGACGGATTTCCCCGGACTGTTCCCCAGGCGGTGGCTCTTGCGGAGTTACTGAAGTCTATGGGAAGGCATCTCACAGCGGTAATCTGCTTCGATGCGGCGGACGACCTTTTAGTGGAGCGGTTGAGCGGGCGCAGGACCTGCAGAAACTGCGGCGCGATTTACAACGTCAGCTTCCATCCTCCCGAAAAAGAGAACGTGTGTGACGCCTGCGGAGGTCCTCTCATGCAGCGCGACGATGACCGGGAGGACGTCATTCGGAACCGACTCCGGGTCTACAAGGAACAGACGGCACCGCTCATCGAGTATTACGAACGCGAAGGACTGTTGCGCCGTTTCGACGCCGGTGGGGCTCCGGATTCCCTGGTCGCCCTGGTGGCGGAGCTGGCGGGAAAAGACGACGCATGA